In a single window of the Pelodiscus sinensis isolate JC-2024 chromosome 18, ASM4963464v1, whole genome shotgun sequence genome:
- the VSTM2L gene encoding V-set and transmembrane domain-containing protein 2-like protein isoform X2, with product MQMALLFIRGAALFTETPHDMTAHAGEDVEMACSFRGSGSPSYSLEIQWWYVRNHRDWTDKQTWASNQLDSSPQGEAGKDATKISVVKVAGSNISHKLRLSRVKPTDEGTYECRVIDFSASTARHHKVKAYLRVAPEEGAAGQRHGTAGHAQDTQAPGDPLAEPPRPSGAHPHHQHHPHKAGKELRKRAADASCLL from the exons CCCTCTTCACAGAGACCCCGCACGACATGACGGCCCACGCCGGGGAGGACGTGGAGATGGCCTGCTCCTTCCGAGGCAGCGGCTCCCCCTCCTACTCGCTGGAGATCCAGTGGTGGTACGTTCGCAATCACCGCGACTGGACAGACAAGCAGACGTGGGCTTCGAACCAG ctggaCTCCTCGCCGCAGGGCGAAGCTGGGAAGGACGCAACGAAAATCAGC GTGGTCAAGGTGGCCGGCAGTAACATCTCCCACAAGCTGCGGCTCTCCCGGGTGAAGCCCACTGACGAGGGGACCTACGAGTGCCGGGTGATCGACTTCAGCGCCAGCACCGCCCGGCACCACAAGGTCAAGGCCTACCTGCGGGTGGCGCCAGAGGAGGGCGCAGCGGGGCAGCGCCACGGCACCGCCGGCCACGCGCAAGACACCCAGGCGCCGGGTGACCCGCTCGCTGAGCCCCCCCGGCCGAGCGgcgcccacccccaccaccagcaccaccccCACAAAGCGGGCAAAGAGCTGCGGAAACGGGCGGCAGACGCCTCCTGCCTGCTGTAG